GGAGCTGCAGTAGCAGTAACAAAAGTAATTCTAGTGAAGGCCACAGTATGATAGAGTATGATAGAAGAGTAATTACATCCAGTCAGCCTTCAGCTTTTATCTTCCCCATAGTTTAGGGACTGTTAATTTTTTTAGAAAGCTGAATTTCTTATTGTCTTGAAAAGAAATTACTCATGTTGCAGAGATTTAAAACACTCCATATTCCCATACCTGCAATGCCACTCCACTCAAATCCATACTTTAGTACCATGGTCACTGCAGAGATGCTGACAGTCATAAAACACTCTGTCTGCCACACCCTGATATGAAAGGTCTGCTCATTACAACTGGACATGACAGAAAACCAAATAACAAAAGCACTTACCTAATGAGTCTAATGGGATGCATGAATGGGCTGTTTAAAAGAATTTTAACAAGCTGCCCAGCCACCGATACAATGCTTAAATGACCAAGTGACCTAAACTGAAAAAGCCGGCCCTTTGATTTTCAGAGAAAGCAGTGCTCGCTGTGAGGAAACCTGCTGTGACTTCACGCTGATATCCATTTGTTTCTGCATCAGAGATTGTGTGACAGGGAAAGTCGTGTCACTTCCTCCCACTTTGTCTTTGTGCTCCATTCAGAAAACACACTTAACATAACCCCAAAGGCAGTGTAAGGCTAATGGGTCAGATTCattgtttgttacattttcctTCGATTACCTGCTGTGTACACATTGATTTGTAATGGGACTTTTACTTAATCgctatatatacagtacctgtCAAAAGCTTTGAcaccatttttattctttatttttactatccTGTTATGTCCTTAACAGTTGCGTGAGGACCTCATAAGCAGCAGCGGTCTTAAGATACCTGAGGTGAAGTTCATCTCCAGCATCAACCACCGAGACCCAGATCCCCCAGGTGAGTTCAGAAGTGAGGTACAGCTGGCTgtggaaattatttttgcacTGGCAAATAGGAGGAAAAACAAGGAACCTACATTCTCATCCAGACTTCTGATCCCTCAGGTTCGGAACACAACATTCAATCAGTTTCCCAGAGTGATGTCGGCGACACGCTGGCGGTAAGTGTCAAAACACCCTGCGAGAAAACAGGGCTCCAGGACTGCAGATGGCTGCTTTCCTGAGCTGGTGGTTGTTGTGCATCTGTGTTGAGCTCGTACCAATGAAAATGCGCAACCTCGCCAAAGTCAGCACCGATCACTTTCTGTGTTATTACTAGAGAGACAAGCAGCGGCCCGTCTTCTTAGTGACCCCTGTGCCCCTGGCCTCTGCCAACGCTCAGCAGAAGGGCAGAACTACACGTGAGTCCATCCAACAGTCTTACCTGTCTGGGGCTGGCTCATTTCTACTCTtgtatgcatacatttgtaatgtttgttcAGGCCATGAAATTAGTAGTTTTCCACTCAGCTGACTGTCTCACGGTGATCTGTTTACAGAGGAAGGCCTGGCAGAGTCCCCACAAGATCAGAGGGATGAGAATACTGCTGTTATGGTAAGAACCAGAACGCAAACAGATGGGTTTGTTATCATAATGCTGGCTTACAGAGAGAGTTGGTTTAGtggtttcctctctcttctACAGGTAATGTAgcattggtttattttgttgttgtgtgctcTGATTCTTTAATAGTCATTTTCCATTACTTCGTTCATCCCAtaggaaagacagagacagcctCGTGGTGGCAATATCCAGCATCCAACAAGGCGGATCATCCTCCAGTAAGTGGATCGGTTCTCTCATTGGCTTTCAAAATTGCTGGGAGGAGTAGGGTTTGGGTGCTATGTTTGCATAGAAGGGAGAATTATTCCTTCAGGCCTTTCGATCTTAGACGGCTGGCCTGGAGAATATAACCTGGACTCATTGGGTCTATTTTGGATTTCTTTCAGGAGGATCCACCCTGAAGACTATGCGCTCAGCATATAATCAGGAGGAGAGGTTCTCTGGGACAGGATCTCTTAGGGTACGGAGGTAGAGTGGGGTGAGAACTTGCAGATGGAGGATGTGGACCACACCTACATGTGTGCAGCCTgcaaggaggagacagagaacatGGAGACCGGGCAACAGAAGGAGGATTGCAAGGACAGGATCTCTGTGGCGATCAATCTCCAGGTGTTCCTGCAAAATAACCTTGTAGAGAAGAGTAATGGAAGAGTGAGTTTGTATGATCCCACCCAAAATAGGTGGAGCTGTCATTTGCTTTAATTGGCTCACTGTTGTGatcacagtgttttgctttcgAGAGCAATatattttgattggtttgtaCAAAAGAGTGATTGACATCACAGAGTAACTCCAACCAACATGCGGTTCATGAAGTTTCAATTTTCCCTTCAATAATACAGACAGATAAGataaaggaggaggagaaagaagacATGAAGATTCCATGcttagaaacagaaaaatgcattaatttttaTGTACATAACTTTTTCTGAGTGCTGGATTCTTGGACAGCTTTTTGCTTTCTGTTATAACTCATGTTTCTACGTAGGTCCTTGTTGAGGGTCATGTTTATTATATAGTAAGATGGAGAGATGAGCTTAAAAGTTGTATATTTGACAAATAAATTGTTTAAAGTGTTCCTCTCATTACTGCTCTCATTTGTTGTTCTTTCAtctcatttattgttttataagATGGTTATTGCAGAGGAGAAGGCGTTCATCAAAGTAATTTTCCAGGAACTGTTTTGTCCATACTGGAATTTCTCTAGTAAACAGTGTTGTCCAGTACAGACCTCTTAGGGGCTCCTGTTTTCTTGCAGCTGCTCTGACAATGGGGGGCTTCTTCCCTGTGTGAGATTCCAGTGGAAAGCTGTGTATACAactgcatgcgcacacacacacacacacacacacacacacggacgcaTGCTCTTACATGGCTTTGACCCTCTAAACTGCACTAATTAGTGATGTTGGAGCTTGGAAAGACTGCTGGCTTTGttccccccctctcttcagCGGATGGGTGAGTTTCCGTGGTTACTGTGCAGATCTGCATAAGCCtgcaaggggggaaaaaacaaggcTGTTAGTTTTCTAGGAGAAGGCAAGTCTGTGAGTGTTTAAGCCCCTTCAATCTGCCTCTGTTACTGCCGCGTTCGCAACGTGACGCCACTCCATCCATCTGATCCCTAGAAAGGTGAGTGGGAATGGAAGAGGTTTTTTCCCATCAAACCAGTTAGCTGGTTATGAATGCAATTGCATGCTGAAGTGTTTCCCACAGGCTGACACATTTAATATAGTGGGGCAGGCAGTGCAGATTGTGTATTTGCTAACACAgatttgtgtgtcagtgtcagagaTTGTAGTCTATGTTTTCAGACCTATTGGTGTGTATGTTTTAGGAGAGGAAACCATAgtgaacaggtgtgtgtgtgtgtgttttctacCACAGGAACGTACTTTTCAGGTGTGATTGTACTCAACTGCTAATTACTTACATACAGGGCTTTCTCGGTAGTGTGAGTCAAACGTGTTTGTTGGCTAACAGGAGCATAATTTGCTGGTGGGGGGGTTTGGTAAAGTCTGAGACCTAATGGCGGGTTTTTGTTGGTACAGAGTCATGCAGCACTCTGAGGGAGGGGCCAAGGGGGGTGAGGCCAAGGCGGGAGAAGAAGCCGTTTACCTGCGGAGAAGGATAGACCTGCTGACTGCCACCTCCCTTATCATTGGCACTGTGGTGGGCAGCGGCATCTTCATTGCACCCAAGGGTGTCCTGATGAACAGTGGCAGTGTGGGCCTGTCTTTGCTGGTGTGGGCTCTGTGTGGAGTCCTCTCCACCTTTGGTAAGAGTGGCTCCTTCATATGGCACTAAATCTTACATTTCTTAACCAGTTTCTTCCCGtttgttatgaaaaaaagaatgccaATCAGTGACAAACAAAGggaaattacaaaaatgaacgTGTCTTATTAACCAGGCATTCTGGTAATGATCCCGCTCAATTACTCCACTCATCTGTGAATGACAATTCACTCAATTCACCGTCGCATGTAGCAGTGTTCTGACATAATGGGGTTTGAGTCTCCGCTGTATCATAGCACACACGTCACACATTCCGTATCATTGTGCCGAGCGTTGTTTTGGTGCCTTTCCAAACAGCCGTTTCCCATGGGTCGAGAGATTGGCGTTGGAACACAAACAGATCAAAGGGAGAGTTTGCGCTATGAAAGGGgggtctgcccccccccctctcccgaACACAACCCCTCACTCAACTTTCGGCTTATGGTGTCACTCCCCTGTAGTGTGACCTAATACTGCGACGCGAAATCCTCAATTAACAATTCTGTGTTTACAGCGAGCCAGTATCGCACGGCGCTGGACAACAGCGACAAACATTTCAGCACTTGAAACGTAATTCGTTTGATGTCTGAGGTAGCCTGTGTTAAAGTAACCAGAGCTGCGATCAATTCCATTTTAAGTCCGTCAATTCAAGAAgagaactgaaattcaattcgTGAATTGAAAATCGCTATGTAACTTTCTATGAAAAAATGTACCAATTCAcgaattgaatttcagttaattccttgaattgactgaactgaaatgcaattGATCCAAACTCTGAGAGTAACACGTTTTCAAAGCTTAACAGCGTGGAAcgttcacacattttaaatgctctCAAATGATAAGCTGCTCAAACAATTATCTTTCTGTTTCCCTGATTTTGTAACTTTTCCTGTTGATGTCatgtagataaataaataccacATGATGTTACAGTTGTATGGACTCTTTTAACATCTTAGTATTAGCTCGGCATTAAATCAAGCTATTCAGATGGCATATTTCGTAGGCTAGACGCAGCCGCTGTTTTAGTAATACGGTAAAACAGCATCGTGGCTCTACTATGGGAATTCTTTGGAAAAAGTTTAAGAAGAAGTCAAGCTCTAACAGGGCGTATTATAGCGTGTTTCAGATGTGCTGCACCTCAGAAATGTGGCAGGTTTACCCGCATTCTTTGCCTGTATAGGTAACTTTCGAAAAGTCGTATCATTCTTCTTGTTCTATCACCTGGTCTCTTCTATCACGTGGTTAtttgaatattatatataatttcagCTGGATTGCCTGTTTCTTAACAAATATTGTTGAGTTATGAgatgctacatttacattacattacatttacatttatttgtttggcagatgcttttatccaaagcgacttacaaatggGGTAGAGTAAGCAAAACAACCATAAGGATGTTAGATCTTCTATACACTATTCCAAGgctttttgaaataattttattagGCAATTCAAcgaataaattatattttacaaaatatgtaatcCCAAACAAAGATAGTTATTAAAcgttatttattttgtgcacGTAGTAGTGTTCATTAAATAATGATGAAACCGTTTGTACTCATCTGAAAGTTCTAAACTGCGCTGTAACTATTTATGCAGTAAAGGGGTTGCACGGAACAACTCACAGCTTACATTAAAAGTAACCATTGAAATATTGAtatgtatttccatttttttccaaatgtaataaataataataataataatttattattattattatttacttttcaaCGCGAGTTAGTCTGAATAGTCACATAATGGAGAGCCAACCCCAAATAGAGGCATGCACATTGTCATTTATTCTAGGTATTGGTGTATATCTATAGCAGATGAACATATGAACAGAAACCCTTGTGCTGCACTCTGTCTGTGGACAGGAGCTCTGTGCTATGCGGAGCTGGGCACCAGCTTTAAGAAGTCTGGGGGCCACTACACCTACCTGCTGGAGACCCTGGGACCCTTGCCTGCATTCCTGCGACTCTGGGCAGAGTTCATCTTGGTCAGGTCAGCCACCACAGCCACCCtctcctgtggtgtgtgtgtgtgttatcacaTGCATGGGTGTGCACAAGCATGTGACATTGTGTGAGTTATTTTGCGTGTATTTCAAAGTGTGTGCACCTCTGTGGGAGCTTCTTTGTGAATTCAGCCTGGAGTGATTCAGCAGAATGCCATGTGAAATACAGAAGCCAGATGCAGATCACATTCTTAGGTGCATTCTTCGCACGTGAGAACTGTTCACACAGACATGGCTGCCCATGTCTGTCGTCTGTGATGCCTGTTGTTGCATGTTTTGATGTCCATCATGTGTGTGTTAACTGTCTTGTGTGCTTCAGGCCTGCAGTGGCCTCTGTGGTGTCCCTGGCATTTGGCCGCTACGTCGTGGAGCCCTTCTTTGCCCCCTGTCCCGCACCCCCAGTCCTGGTCAAGCTCGTCGGCATTCTAGGAGTGTGTGAGTCACAGCTCAGGTCACTGAATGTCTGTAGGaccactgaaaacatttcagcgGTTTCTTATAAATAAATCGATCAGAGGCAGTTTACTGCTGTAGAGATACAATGATGAATAAGACCCTATTCAAGGAGTATCAACAGCCAGCCTTTAGTCAATGCTAACTCTGACTCTTGAGCATAATGTGAAAACACTATCAGTATATAAATTTGTATTGTCTTGTAATTGGCTCATGACAGATGCAGTGAGGAGTttggtgtgcatgcatgtgtgtgtctttatgtgtgcacatgttgtCTGTGTTGGTGGAGCACTAGGTGTCctagagtgtgtgtgaatgggacAGTAtacagtctgtatgtgtgcttgttgAGGTAGTTGCATTCTGTTGCGATGGCACtattttctgtgcctctctctcactccctcttttcttctctctctgcctcccaacctctctctttcactccctcattctgtcacattctcactcctttcccctcctccccctctctctccctccttttccagCTTTCGTTGTGGCAGTGAACTGTTGGAGCGTAAGCCTGGCCTCAAAGACCCAGATCACTCTCACATTCATCAAGATGTTTGCCTTGGTCCTCATCATTGTCCCAGGAATCATGGCACTGTTCAGGGGTGGGTGGGTCTCAGGACTCAGCATGCgtctgtgtccttgtgtttgGGTTAGACCAAAATCGGTCAACTGATCGCAAAACCTTGATGCTGAAATGAATCTGCTGTTTTTATCCTGCTTCTTGATTAAAAGTATCACTGTTGCCATTCCAATAACTGGAACTCAAATAACCTGTTACAAAAGATCATAATTATGCTACTGCTAATCACTCTCTTGTGTAAATAGGTCGATTGTGTAAAGCAGTGTTGAATGGTGTCTTCTCATACTGTCTCACttcaggacagacagacaacttCCAGAATGCTTTTGATTCTGGATCCTTAACCCTGAACAAGCTGCCACTAGCATTCTACTCAGGCCTCTATGCCTATGGAGGATGGTACGTCTCAGGAAATTAAAATTATGTATCAGGTGTTTCCACAAGCTTAAGTTAAACACACACTTTTGCTGTTATGCCTCTTTTCTCtaggttttatttgaattttgtgaCAGAAGAAGTTATCAATCCTAACAGGTACAAAAACTGTGTTGTGGCAGTATACTAAAGTATGACTTTTCTATGGACATTTGCATACCTTTTACTGAAACATGAAAGCTGGGCAGTCGTTAGAAAAATAACACTTGCTCTGATTTTTTGCCATCTTTTCTTTCCACTCAGAAACATTCCACTGTCAATCATCTTCTCCATGGTAACAGTAACTGTGTGTTACGTGCTGGTCAACGTGTCATACTACACAATGATGACAGCCGGGGAGCTGCTGGTGTCAGAGGCTGTGGCTGTGGTCAGTACAGCTGTGCTCTGTCAGCAGCTTTTCAAACTGCTTTGCTTCTGGAGAGTGGAGAGATGACAAACCAATTGTGAAGGCTAGTGTT
The sequence above is a segment of the Megalops cyprinoides isolate fMegCyp1 chromosome 23, fMegCyp1.pri, whole genome shotgun sequence genome. Coding sequences within it:
- the si:ch73-352p4.8 gene encoding cystine/glutamate transporter translates to MQHSEGGAKGGEAKAGEEAVYLRRRIDLLTATSLIIGTVVGSGIFIAPKGVLMNSGSVGLSLLVWALCGVLSTFGALCYAELGTSFKKSGGHYTYLLETLGPLPAFLRLWAEFILVRPAVASVVSLAFGRYVVEPFFAPCPAPPVLVKLVGILGVSFVVAVNCWSVSLASKTQITLTFIKMFALVLIIVPGIMALFRGQTDNFQNAFDSGSLTLNKLPLAFYSGLYAYGGWFYLNFVTEEVINPNRNIPLSIIFSMVTVTVCYVLVNVSYYTMMTAGELLVSEAVAVTFADRALHRIASVIPVLVAMSCLGALNGGFFVAPRMLFVGAREGHWPVVFSMIHIRRQTPLPAVLLLYPLVVLMLARGELFQLVNFASFSRWLFIALATLGMLIHRYRFPLHPRPFKVPVAIAVSFTVVCFFIVGLSLYSDPWNTGGSCIITLSGVPVYYLTVHRPRLPPRWRRAFNYCSKQLQILMEVAQQEIQTY